A genomic window from Lotus japonicus ecotype B-129 chromosome 1, LjGifu_v1.2 includes:
- the LOC130739872 gene encoding pentatricopeptide repeat-containing protein At3g26540 translates to MGAGASAASVLNQVLHQPNLKPQPHGAAATTTTTAATRSVIRTILGYLKVGRIQKATSILFGYPEPFPYSLYALFFRLCSSHRFIVEARKVESHLLTFSPNPPTFLLNRAIEAFAKCSCLRDARDVFDEMPHRDGGTWNAMITAYSQSGFPREAISMFICMNRSGLFANEVTFAGVLASCAAANELPLSTQVHGHVTKFGFSGNVILGTSLVDVYGKCGVMDDARKMFHEIPHPNAVTWNVIVRRYLDAGDAKEAISMFSRMFLFAVSPLNYTFSNALVACSRVCAIVEGMQIHGVVVKSGLQEDNVVSSSLFKMYVKCGNSEDGTRVFNQLGSKDLVSWTSIVSGYAMSGETWEARKLFDEMPERNVISWNAMLDGYIKSFEWSEALDFVYLMLGSVKDVDHVTLTLMLKVSVGLLDHEMGKRIHGYVYRRGFHSNLMVSNALLDMYGKCGNLNSVRVLFSQMSNWRDRVSWNALLASYGNHNLSEQALTIFSGMQWETKPTKYTFGTLLEACADTFTLHLGKQIHGFIIRHGYQVDTIVSTALVYMYSKCRCLEYAFEVLKGAVSRDVIIWNTIILGCCHNHKGKEALALFLKMEEEGVKPDHVTFEGILRACVEEGLVEFGTQCFKSMSNEYYVPPRLEHYDCMIELYGQNGCMEELESFIKTMTIDPTIPMLKRALDACKKNDCPRLGEWITDKINEFQY, encoded by the coding sequence ATGGGTGCAGGTGCTAGTGCCGCTTCTGTACTGAACCAAGTCCTCCACCAACCAAACCTGAAACCACAACCCCACGGCGCcgccgccacaaccaccaccaccgccgccaccaggTCAGTGATCAGAACAATCCTCGGCTACCTCAAAGTTGGTCGCATCCAAAAAGCCACATCCATTCTCTTCGGCTACCCAGAACCCTTCCCTTACTCTCTCTACGCCCTCTTCTTCCGTCTCTGCTCCTCCCACCGCTTCATCGTTGAGGCCCGCAAGGTTGAATCCCACTTGTTAACCTTCTCCCCCAACCCACCCACCTTCCTCCTCAACCGCGCCATTGAGGCCTTTGCCAAATGCTCCTGCCTCCGCGATGCACGGGACGTGTTCGACGAAATGCCCCACAGAGATGGCGGCACCTGGAACGCCATGATCACCGCTTATTCTCAATCGGGTTTCCCTCGCGAGGCTATTTCGATGTTCATTTGTATGAATAGGTCTGGTTTGTTTGCCAATGAGGTCACCTTTGCCGGTGTTCTTGCCTCTTGTGCTGCTGCTAATGAGCTTCCTCTGTCCACGCAGGTTCATGGGCATGtcacaaaatttggtttttctgGGAATGTGATACTTGGGACTTCCCTTGTTGATGTTTATGGCAAATGTGGGGTTATGGATGATGCCCGCAAGATGTTTCATGAGATTCCGCACCCCAATGCTGTCACTTGGAATGTGATCGTGAGGCGGTATCTTGATGCTGGTGATGCAAAGGAAGCTATTTCCATGTTCTCGCGGATGTTCTTGTTTGCTGTTTCGCCGTTGAATTATACCTTCTCTAATGCTCTTGTTGCTTGTTCCCGTGTGTGTGCAATCGTGGAGGGGATGCAGATACATGGAGTTGTTGTGAAATCAGGACTGCAGGAGGATAATGTTGTTTCTAGTTCTCTGTTCAAAATGTATGTCAAATGTGGTAACTCAGAGGATGGTACTCGGGTTTTTAACCAGCTTGGTTCAAAAGATTTGGTGTCTTGGACTTCCATTGTGTCGGGGTATGCAATGAGTGGAGAAACATGGGAGGCAAGAAAACTTTTTGATGAGATGCCTGAACGTAATGTGATCTCGTGGAATGCTATGTTGGATGGATATATCAAATCCTTTGAATGGAGCGAGGCATTAGATTTTGTTTATCTGATGCTTGGCTCAGTCAAAGATGTGGATCATGTCACCCTTACTTTAATGTTAAAGGTGTCAGTTGGCCTTTTGGATCATGAAATGGGGAAACGGATTCATGGCTATGTCTATCGACGTGGTTTTCACTCGAACCTTATGGTCAGCAATGCCCTTCTTGACATGTATGGTAAATGTGGAAACTTGAATAGCGTGAGAGTGTTGTTTAGCCAGATGAGTAATTGGCGTGACAGAGTTTCTTGGAATGCTTTATTGGCTAGCTATGGTAATCATAATTTAAGTGAACAAGCATTGACTATATTTTCAGGGATGCAGTGGGAGACCAAACCAACTAAGTATACATTTGGAACCCTTTTAGAAGCATGTGCAGATACCTTTACTCTTCACCTAGGCAAACAAATTCATGGATTCATCATTAGACATGGATATCAAGTAGATACTATAGTCAGCACTGCATTGGTTTACATGTACTCTAAATGCCGTTGTCTTGAGTATGCTTTTGAGGTTCTGAAGGGGGCAGTTTCTAGGGATGTGATAATTTGGAACACCATAATTTTGGGGTGCTGTCACAATCATAAGGGTAAAGAGGCACTTGCACTTTTTCtgaaaatggaagaagaagGCGTCAAACCAGACCATGTGACCTTTGAGGGCATTCTGCGTGCTTGTGTTGAAGAAGGCCTTGTTGAGTTTGGCACACAATGCTTCAAGTCAATGAGCAATGAATACTATGTCCCACCTCGGCTGGAGCATTACGACTGCATGATTGAACTCTACGGCCAGAATGGATGCATGGAAGAGCTGGAGAGTTTTATAAAGACAATGACAATAGATCCGACTATTCCAATGTTGAAAAGAGCCCTTGATGCTTGTAAGAAAAATGACTGCCCAAGATTGGGAGAATGGATTACAGACAAAATTAATGAATTTCAATATTAA